Genomic window (Magnolia sinica isolate HGM2019 chromosome 10, MsV1, whole genome shotgun sequence):
ATTGCCGCCAAACAAGCCCGCTTGCATTGGTTGGTGTTGAAGGTCGGGCGGTCTTGTGGATCAAATTTAAAGAATTTAGATTCCTTGGCTTTGGTTGGTGTTGAAGGTCGGGCGGTCTTGTGGGTCAAATTTAAAGAATTTAGATTCCTTGGCTTTGGAAACCAGCATCTGCCGAGCCCAAGGGTGGATTTTGCAGTACTTGGCAATTTTGCTATGTTTTTGGTAGATGGGTTCGATCAGACCACTTGAAATCAGCATCTTAAAGCAGTCTTCTCCGACTTCCTCCGCTGTTCGGCCATCTGTCATTGGGGTCACTAGTCCTTCACCGATCCACCAGTAGATCATGATCCGCCTCTTGATGACTATGTTTTCAGGGAAGGCTGAGAAACAAAGCAGGCATTCTTTTAGTTGAGGTTCAAGATCATCATAGCTCCCCTGGAGTAATGGCCTGCCCAGATCCGGTGCGGTGATTTTATCCGCCTTGCGCTGGAGCTCTTCCTCGTGCGCTGCTGACTCCTTCAACTTATCTTTTGATGGTGAAGAAGGGCTAGATGTTGTGGCAGATGAGTCGTGGGACACTTTTGAAGCCATTGCTCGCACTCTCATGGTGATTGCAAtaagcatttcaccatttttacTGCTAAGAAAATCTGATGGCGGTTTTGTGATGATTTTGTCATCACCAAGCAATTCGTCGACAGTTCTAGTTAATTCATCAAAGCTACCAATTAAACTTTCCTCCCATTTCTTGGTGAATTGTAGCGCGGTTTTGGCTTCGTTGATGCAGTCTTTGGTGCAGTCTTTGATGCAGCGTTTGATGTCTTCATTGGGAGCAGAAGCTTTACCTTCTGCCACCACCGACAGTTTGCTGAGCAACGGAGCGAAAGGTTCCCTCATAGTCGACATGACTGGATAAGTACAAACAAAGATGAAGATGAAAATAACAGATGAAAACGAAAGCAGATGGAATGCTTGTCTGTAAGAGGAGGAAGTTTCTTATGATTTTGGGAAAATGCTAACATTTGTTGATAATAGTAGAGATGGGAAAATTATCTAACGCATTGTCTTTGGATTTGGacatggacaggccccttcagaACGTGGTTCCTATAAAAACTCATCGGCTTAGGAAAAGTATTTAAGGTAACCTAACCTTTTGTTCTTAGTAGGGGTTGCAACAGGCTGGGCAAACTGACATTATAGAGCCAGGACTTCGGCTCCTAAACTTACAAACCAAAATTTAGATGTTCCAcaaaccaaaaattacacttgTTTGATTGCCAAAATTGCATGGTAGAAATTAAGATTATCTACTATCTACTTTAGAAAGCAAGCATCCACAAATCAGAAGTTAGGATCTGACTTTAGGTTTGTAACATATTTTTAGTGAGTCTCATAGCAGTTTGTGGTTTTATTTAAgtgtatgccacatgtataatGTATAATCTCTTGGTGCCTCCGTATCACCCATCATGCTTCTTATCGAATTACTACACTTCTCTAAACCCATTTTAGAAAGAAAACCGTGCAAACCGTGCACCTAGGTGATTTATCCAGTCCAATGGATAGGGGTGTGGTgcagggagggatgtgatgaggccgatcaccatcttcctcaggggataactactcccaGTCTACAGACTTCTCACGGAcctttctcgaatccatgagggataaaagcatgaataattcctaataaattcgaaataatttgattatgataaaaaataaaattacaactttTTAAATAAGGAATTCAATCATAAGACGGAGTTTTTGGACTTAAGACcctaactcaaacaccctaaaatcATGACTTATCATAAATTTATAGATGACTTACATTCCTACTAGACCCagtaaaaatagtaagtgtccaatttggcccaaccacgttattctcctaacttttctaagctttTTTCATATTGGGCACAACTTTTATAACTCAAagtatactcaaactaaaacttactatttatggtaaaaacAAGACTAAATGAAATTTTCGACTGTCGAtttaatggaatctcacaaatctggcatgggcaacccgaCATAGCCGGGTTGGCTGGCTTAAGTATGCCttcttaccctaaaatcatatataatatatcgaAAAACTTGTCTCGATTGGTGAGATatgactgatttaaggttctaatggtctAGATTGTTTCTGCCTCCTACCAGGCCTTATCTTGtatatctttgccatgaaagtgtctggacccgctctacatcaggatcAGTCAGACACAACTCGGACCCAACCAGACCGATTTGACTTACCAACTCAGTCAAGTCAGGCTGATTCAGCAATGACTTTTGCGAGTTGCAACTCCATGGAGGGCCAAACGAGTCGGGTTAAGTCGCCGAGCCTTTATGACTCGCATCATGGGTTGAGCCCATTGAACTGGCGTTTATACACGTTTGAACCGTACCATCCACAATAGTGGGCTGGTGAGgtgaaataaaaaggaaaaagaaaaaggggagACAATTTCCAAGTGCAGAGATTTTGTGGACCCTTGCATGATATGTGCAAGACCACTACTAATCAGGTGTGTTGTACGCCAAAAATGACCAGGTGGCCATGTTGCACGATCCAGTCCGTGCTGCACTGAAGTATGAGATCTAGTCCGTCCATCTTATGAGTCTTAACATGTAGACACAAGAAGTCCAACCACCCACTTAAAAGGTGAGCCTTGGTGTTAGGAATAAATGGACAACCATGAAAGATACGGTGAATTGCTTCTTGGCTGGGTCCACCTGCTTTGTAACAGTGAAAAACCAAATTTTGAATTGGTATGGATTTTTCATCTGTAATTTACACGGACCTAACAGAGGGATGGCTATGATCATGGacccatgtgggacctacctttttATTTTCTCTTACCCTTGCAACTCCAGCCCTCTTACCTTGCTCAGCAATGTAGGGCCAGACCGGCAGAGCCATGCCCAGGGGACGAGGGTTTCCCACTAAAGTCTTCCCAACCGAGTGTTGCTTTGAAAGGAAAGGTTAGATCTCTTGCCCAAGTGGCACGCCGAGGTGGACCCTACACGAAATAATCGGGCGCGGCTGCAGTGTATCcctggggacgcggatttc
Coding sequences:
- the LOC131257630 gene encoding uncharacterized protein LOC131257630, with amino-acid sequence MALPVWPYIAEQVMSTMREPFAPLLSKLSVVAEGKASAPNEDIKRCIKDCTKDCINEAKTALQFTKKWEESLIGSFDELTRTVDELLGDDKIITKPPSDFLSSKNGEMLIAITMRVRAMASKVSHDSSATTSSPSSPSKDKLKESAAHEEELQRKADKITAPDLGRPLLQGSYDDLEPQLKECLLCFSAFPENIVIKRRIMIYWWIGEGLVTPMTDGRTAEEVGEDCFKMLISSGLIEPIYQKHSKIAKYCKIHPWARQMLVSKAKESKFFKFDPQDRPTFNTNQSQGI